Part of the Candidatus Bathyarchaeota archaeon genome is shown below.
ATGGTGAATATTATCCAATCTCTTTTGAATTTCGTCGTTGAATTCCTAACCTTCAATGCTAAACCTCTTCTCCAGATCTACGTTTTACCCGGTCTTGCTTTCATTCTATTATTCGGGGTTGTTGCTGTCTGGTTTGAGAGAAAATTTCTCGCCAGAGCAATGCTCAGGGTGGGCCCTTATTACTGCGGTGGACGGTCTGGAGTGTTACAGCTGATTGCGGACTTTGTCAAGTTATTATTGAAGGAAATCATCGTCCCCAAAGACATGAACTTTTTCTTCTTTGCAATTATGCCGGTTTTGATCGCAACGATACCAAGCTTAGCCATCTTATTAATCCCTTTTGATGTGAACTGGGTCCTATGGAATATAGGTGGCTTGGGATTACCCATGTTCTTCGCCATCGCGGGGGTTGCTCCATTGATCCCAGTCTTAGCGGGATGGGCTTCGAATAACAAATACAGTTTCATAGGGGCCTTTAGGGTCGCCTATATGTACATCAGCGCGGAGATCCCTTTGGTTCTATGTGGGGCTGCGGTCGCCATCATGGCTGGTAGCTTTAACCTAGTAAAGATTGTCCAAGCTCAGCAGAATCTGTGGTTTGCGGTGCCCCAATTCATAGGTTTTGTAATCTTTTTCCTTGGCGTCATTATCGAGTCTGAGAGGGCACCTTTCGACATCCCTGTTGCCGAGACGGAAATAGTCTTCGGATGGAGGACAGAGTATAGCGGAATCCTTTTCGGTTTCACTATGTTGGCAGAGTACGTGATGTTCCAGGCTTGGACCCTACTTTTTGTAACTCTCTATCTGGGAGGGTTCAACGGCCCTGTCATCTTCGGCAGTGTTATGCTAAGCCACATTATCTGGATGCTGGTAAAGTTCTCTGTTGTCGTGATTGTCATAATCCTAATCAGATGCGTTTTTCCGAGGTACCGACTAGATCAGATGCTTGAGCTTGGTTGGAAATACCTTACGCCATTGGCGGTGCTCAACCTATTTTTTGTGCTGGCACTAAAACTGTGGGGGATCTACTGATGAAGCTATTCAAAAAAATAATCAAACCGTTCCTTACTGTGGCACCTTATGTGCTCAAGAACAGCCAGACCATCGCATACCCGACGGAGCGTCTCATATTCTCCCAACGGTTCCGTGGACGCCACAAGTTCTACTTCGAACGTTGTATCAGCTGCAACACATGCGTCCGGGTCTGCCCATGCAATTCAATTATTCTCGTCGAGGCGGACGGCCATGAGGGAACGTATCCCCAGATCGACTATCAGACATGTAGTTCCTGTGGGTATTGCGTAGAATTTTGCCCAACGTTCGCCCTTGAGAATACCGATTTTGTGGAATTCTCTGTTAAGAATCGGGCTAACTTAGTTTACTCTCCGGAGATGCTCACTGAGGTCCCCGACCTCAAGGAGGTCCTTCCGAGACTCAAAAGGAGGACAAAGAGGTATATGACGAAGACAGAGGTCAAATACAAGAAGGTGAGCGACGAGTGATAGAACTCCTTCTCGTCCTGGTACTTACAGTTATCAGTGCTGGGCTGTCAGTGACGATGCCCAATATTGTGTATGGAGTCTTCTTCCTATTATGCACCAATGTTGCCCTCGCAATTGCCTATTATATTCTAGGGGCACCCACTGTGGCTCTGTTTCAACTCGCGATCTTTGCAGGAGCTATTGTGGTCTTCTTCATTATCACAGTGATGCTCACAAAGTCTGGCGATATGGAGATAACCGAGGAGGTTGAGGCATGAGTGACCTCTGGGAAAAGTACGGGATGACCATATCCGTTATCATCTTCCTCTCAGGTGTTTTTGCAACCTATATGTTCAACGACGCTCTGAGCTTCCCAGCTTTCGAATACCGATCCTCGGAATCGAGCCTAATTCCTATAGAACCCTATGATGATATCGCAGAGTTGTCTAGTCGTTTCATGTGGGAGAACCGTGCCCTCGACCTTATAGGTCAGGCTTTCGTCATCACGGCTTCAGTGATCTGCTGCTTGACATTGCTTAAGCCAGAGGAGGTTGAGCTTTGATGACCCCCATTAATGCGCTCATTCTCACCACGATTCTGATGATCGTGGTCGGTCTAGGGTGCCTTATGTTCAAGAGGGATATGGTCAGGCTCCTCTTCGGGGTGGAAATCCTATTCAACGCTGCAAACCTGTTTTTTATTGCCTTAGCCACCCAGAACCCGGGCATGATCGATCCCTTTGCTCACTCCGTGGTTAACATGGCCATCGTCCTTGATGGGACAGTAATCGCCGTCGGTCTCACGATGGTGCTCAACGTATACAAACATTACAAAACCATTGACATTAGGAAGCTGAGGCGGTTGAAATGGTAGTAACAGATATGATATCCCAAGGATTCCATCTTCCCTTGCCTTTGGCACTCCTCCTTATCGGAGGCCTAGCCACACCCCTCATCGGTATGGCTGCTGAGAGGATCGGCTTTGCAAAGGTGCGGGAGGCTTGGATGGTGATCGTTTCTGCCGGCTCCCTGAGCTCGGTTTACCTTCTTTATCAAAAGGTCGCCGCAGCCGGGGGAGTTTTGATTGTAGCCATGTGGGGACAGACTCCTCCCCTTGGAGGAATCTTCGAAATAGACATGCTTAGTGTTTTTATGACGGCAAGCATCGGCTTCATAGGGCTCTTGGTTGCCGTATACTCTGTGAGCTACATGGAGAATGAGACTAGGCTCACAGAGTTCTATGCCCTGGTCATATTCATGATGGCCGGCATGACAGGCATTGTGTTGGCAGGGGACCTATTTACCCTGTTCGTTTTCTGGGAGCTGATGGGCCTCTCCAGCTACGTGCTGGTCGCCTTCCTGAAGCGCACCTGGGGGCCAATAGAGGCCGGTTTTAAATATCTCATAATGAGCGCAACAGCAGGAGCCTTCCTTATCCTCAGTATGGCTATCATTTACGGTATGACTGGATCCCTCAACTTCGCGGCCATAGCCAGCACCCTCAGAAACGCCCCGGCCTCACCATGGCTCGTAATCCTCTTTAGCACACTAATCGTAGGGTTTGGCGTAAAATCTGCAATAGTCCCCCTCCATACCTGGCTGCCGGATGCCCACCCAGAGGCCCCCAGCCCTATCAGTGCATTATTGTCCGGAATAGTCATTGAGACGGGTCTATATGCCCTCACTAGAGTCCTGTTTCTAGCATTTAATCCTAGTTTATTCAAATTTCCCATCGCTTTCCTTGCAGTTATCACCATGACCCTAGCCAACGTCATGGCGCTCCGCCAGACTGACCTCAAGCGTCTTCTAGCCTACTCCAGCATCGCTCAGGT
Proteins encoded:
- the nuoH gene encoding NADH-quinone oxidoreductase subunit NuoH, which translates into the protein MMVNIIQSLLNFVVEFLTFNAKPLLQIYVLPGLAFILLFGVVAVWFERKFLARAMLRVGPYYCGGRSGVLQLIADFVKLLLKEIIVPKDMNFFFFAIMPVLIATIPSLAILLIPFDVNWVLWNIGGLGLPMFFAIAGVAPLIPVLAGWASNNKYSFIGAFRVAYMYISAEIPLVLCGAAVAIMAGSFNLVKIVQAQQNLWFAVPQFIGFVIFFLGVIIESERAPFDIPVAETEIVFGWRTEYSGILFGFTMLAEYVMFQAWTLLFVTLYLGGFNGPVIFGSVMLSHIIWMLVKFSVVVIVIILIRCVFPRYRLDQMLELGWKYLTPLAVLNLFFVLALKLWGIY
- a CDS encoding 4Fe-4S binding protein, whose product is MKLFKKIIKPFLTVAPYVLKNSQTIAYPTERLIFSQRFRGRHKFYFERCISCNTCVRVCPCNSIILVEADGHEGTYPQIDYQTCSSCGYCVEFCPTFALENTDFVEFSVKNRANLVYSPEMLTEVPDLKEVLPRLKRRTKRYMTKTEVKYKKVSDE
- a CDS encoding NADH-quinone oxidoreductase subunit J — protein: MIELLLVLVLTVISAGLSVTMPNIVYGVFFLLCTNVALAIAYYILGAPTVALFQLAIFAGAIVVFFIITVMLTKSGDMEITEEVEA
- a CDS encoding NADH-quinone oxidoreductase subunit K; amino-acid sequence: MTPINALILTTILMIVVGLGCLMFKRDMVRLLFGVEILFNAANLFFIALATQNPGMIDPFAHSVVNMAIVLDGTVIAVGLTMVLNVYKHYKTIDIRKLRRLKW
- a CDS encoding proton-conducting transporter membrane subunit, coding for MVVTDMISQGFHLPLPLALLLIGGLATPLIGMAAERIGFAKVREAWMVIVSAGSLSSVYLLYQKVAAAGGVLIVAMWGQTPPLGGIFEIDMLSVFMTASIGFIGLLVAVYSVSYMENETRLTEFYALVIFMMAGMTGIVLAGDLFTLFVFWELMGLSSYVLVAFLKRTWGPIEAGFKYLIMSATAGAFLILSMAIIYGMTGSLNFAAIASTLRNAPASPWLVILFSTLIVGFGVKSAIVPLHTWLPDAHPEAPSPISALLSGIVIETGLYALTRVLFLAFNPSLFKFPIAFLAVITMTLANVMALRQTDLKRLLAYSSIAQVGYMLVGLAAGTAYGVMGLLLHVFNHSIMKGMAFLATGSLVHEAGTRDIESLRGVGKMMPLTSVSLFIALLGLGGVPGTNGFISKYHLFSAAFGSGLGWLGIIGVLNSALSMAYYIRVMQVLLGTPRETLKVHEAPLLMVGVTVIMTLIIVLHGIWPAHIINFAATASDSLVNGLSTFIAAVLG